A stretch of DNA from Candidatus Saccharibacteria bacterium oral taxon 488:
GACGAGCGTAGCACCCTCCGCGGCCGGTTGGTTAACGGTGAGCTTGTGCTTGCTATAGCGAGCGACGGTTTCGTAGAGCGGCGCCTCGTGCGGGTTGGCGACGAGAACGACGTTTTGCCTGCTGGCGATGGCTTTTTGTAGTAGTGGCAGATCGGTGCTAAATTCATGTACAGCGCCCGAGAAATGGCGATACCCATTGGTAAAACGGTCGAGGCCCGAGAGGACCATCACGCCGATGAGCGCCATCAGCATCAATAAGCCAGTGATGCGGGCGTAAGGATTGCGCGGAAATAGTGAATACCATTGATTGAGCAGCGCCTCGACACCAACGGCCAGCAGGATAAATAGCGGCAAGATGATAATGCTGGTCATCGATGGCTGCAGCACCAGCAGCGGTAAACTTAGTAGCAGCCAGACGCCGATCATGTATGAACGCGCGGTGTGGTGGTGCTGGATGGTTTTGAACAGACCAAGCATGATCAGAAATAGCGCCGAAAAGTCGAGCACTGGTGCGATCTGACCGCCGACAACGGTTGGCTTGACCCAGAAATAATGATAGAGCAGCAATCGTAAATTATCGACCAGCGCCCAGCTGAGGCTGTGAATACCAATCAGTGACTTGAGTAGATCGTGATGCGTCGCGGCGAGGAACATTGCCGGTGCGCTCGTGAGCGCGAGAACAATGATCGCTGGTAGCCACTTGAAGCGATTGCGCCTGGCGAGTAGCGCGTAGCGGGTGTGCGGGTGGATCAGCGCTACCAGTAGCAGTGTCAGATGAATATACCAAAAATACGGCGTAAACAGGCTCAGACCGACCGTCGCCGCCAATAGCAGCCGCCACAAGGCTGAGCCTTTAGCGCGCTGAACGATTAGGCTAGCAAAGAGGAGGATGAGCGCAGCATAGGTGATGTAGAGGATGTGCGGCGTGAAGCTTTGGGCAAAGAAGATCAGCTGGCCGGTGACCGTCATGATGACGAGCGACAGGATGGTAACATTAGGCTTGAACCAGCGCCGCAGCAGGAAAAACACGGCGACGGCGGCGATGAACGACAGGATGAGCGACGGCAACTTGATGGTATAGATGGTGACGCCAAATACGCTGAACAGACCGCGCTGCAGGAGGTGGAATGGCAAGTTGGTTTGCGCGAACGAGCCGAGATGGCTCGGCGAAATAGCGTTAGTGGTATTAAGCGCCTCAATTTCCGCCTCGGTCACGCCGCCCGGAGCATACAAACTAGCGGCGGTGATGGCCGCACAGAATAGCACGATCAGCGCCATGTAGCCCAGCCAATAGCGCCAGCGATAGACAGCCGAGTCGGCGAGTTTGTGCTTTTTCATTGGTATTGATTATAGCACAATTCTAGTCATGCTTGCGATCAAGGCTCATAAAACGCAGGCGCTCCGGATGGAAGTAGAGCTGAATCTTGCCGACCGGACCATTACGGTGCTTGGCGATGATCAGATCGGTGATGTTTTGGACTTCTGGGTTGTCCGGTTCGTAGTAGCCTGGGCGGTAAATAAAGCTGACGATGTCGGCGTCCTGCTCGATGGAGCCAGACTCACGCAGGTCGGCCAGTTGTGGAATTGGTGGCGTGCGCGACTCGACCGAACGGCTCAGCTGACTCAGGGCAATTAGCGGCACGTTAAGCTCGCGGGCGATTAGCTTCAGGCCACGGGAAATTTCCGACACTTCCTGAACGCGGTTGCCGTTGTGATTGTTAGTAGCCTGCATCAGCTGCAAGTAGTCGACGATGATCAGGCCAATTTCACCCTCATGTGCCAAACGGCGAGCCTTGGTGCGCATCTCGAGAATGCTGAGGCCCGGTGTATCATCGATGTAAATCGGCGCTTCGGCCATCTCGCCCATGGCCTCGGATAATTTCTCAAAATCATCGCCGCTTAGATTGCCGGTGCGAATATTCCAGCTATCAACGCCGGCCGCATCCGCCAGCATACGATCGGTCAGCTGCTCCTTGCTCATCTCCAGGCTGAAAAACAGCACCGGCTTTTTCTCAATCGTCGCCACGTTGTACGCCAGGTTAGTCACCAGCGTCGTCTTACCCATGGCTGGACGCGCTGCCAGGATAATCAAATCCGACTTCTGCAGCCCCGCCGTCATAGTGTCTAGATCGCGGTAGCCAGTTCGCATGCCGCGCAGACTGCCCTTGTTGCGGTGCAGCTCCTCGATACGGTCAAAGCTGTCGGTCAAGATACTTTCCAGGCTGACCAAATCCTGTTTCAACGACTGGTCGGAGACGCTGAATAACTCGGCCTCGGCTTTTTCTAATAATTCCTGGGTCGTCGTCGATTCGTCATAGCCGAGTTCGGTGATGCCGCTGCTGGCCTTGATGAGGCGCCGCCGCACCGCTGTTTGTGCCACCATTTCGGCGTATGCCGCTGCGTGCGCTGCCGTTGGCACGTAGTTGGTGAGTTCCGTCAAATACGCCGAGCCGCCGATGAGTTCCAGTTCGTCCTTGCGCTTTAGTTCATCAGTCAAGGTCAAGAGGTCAACCGGCTTGTGCTTTTCAAATAGCCGCATCATACCAGCGAAAATCAGCCCGTGGTTTTTATCGTAAA
This window harbors:
- a CDS encoding glycosyltransferase family 39 protein, with the protein product MKKHKLADSAVYRWRYWLGYMALIVLFCAAITAASLYAPGGVTEAEIEALNTTNAISPSHLGSFAQTNLPFHLLQRGLFSVFGVTIYTIKLPSLILSFIAAVAVFFLLRRWFKPNVTILSLVIMTVTGQLIFFAQSFTPHILYITYAALILLFASLIVQRAKGSALWRLLLAATVGLSLFTPYFWYIHLTLLLVALIHPHTRYALLARRNRFKWLPAIIVLALTSAPAMFLAATHHDLLKSLIGIHSLSWALVDNLRLLLYHYFWVKPTVVGGQIAPVLDFSALFLIMLGLFKTIQHHHTARSYMIGVWLLLSLPLLVLQPSMTSIIILPLFILLAVGVEALLNQWYSLFPRNPYARITGLLMLMALIGVMVLSGLDRFTNGYRHFSGAVHEFSTDLPLLQKAIASRQNVVLVANPHEAPLYETVARYSKHKLTVNQPAAEGATLVITRAEQMAHPNTDGWTLERIVTNSHAEQADRFYLYKSAKK
- the dnaB gene encoding replicative DNA helicase; translated protein: MSEKTQADTLAGKLPPQNLDAEKSLLGAILIDEEVLADASEIVKPNDFYDKNHGLIFAGMMRLFEKHKPVDLLTLTDELKRKDELELIGGSAYLTELTNYVPTAAHAAAYAEMVAQTAVRRRLIKASSGITELGYDESTTTQELLEKAEAELFSVSDQSLKQDLVSLESILTDSFDRIEELHRNKGSLRGMRTGYRDLDTMTAGLQKSDLIILAARPAMGKTTLVTNLAYNVATIEKKPVLFFSLEMSKEQLTDRMLADAAGVDSWNIRTGNLSGDDFEKLSEAMGEMAEAPIYIDDTPGLSILEMRTKARRLAHEGEIGLIIVDYLQLMQATNNHNGNRVQEVSEISRGLKLIARELNVPLIALSQLSRSVESRTPPIPQLADLRESGSIEQDADIVSFIYRPGYYEPDNPEVQNITDLIIAKHRNGPVGKIQLYFHPERLRFMSLDRKHD